One region of Candidatus Brocadia sp. genomic DNA includes:
- a CDS encoding respiratory nitrate reductase subunit beta, with protein sequence MPIMKQIRMVADLNKCLGCQTCTMSCKTMWTDRNKGQMHMYWINVETRPGKGYPKNWETQGGWFTADRNNIPLPNISEDYGAPWEYNHHEVLKTEGGDSQASNLIPSPEPSGSDAYASNWDEDVGKGIFPNSYYFYLPRICNHCTDPPCLEACPRQAIYKRKEDGIVLIDPKRCRGYRYCVKGCPYKKIYYNSVEKISQKCIFCYPRIEQRKGNFCAAQCVGRIYWVGYAEDTNSNVYKLVNKWKVALRLHPEYKTEPNVFYIPPLSPPTYSFAGKLTTSPRIPIEMLAKMFGDAYDQSYDQRVARIKQISDIIQNERKKVSAGSNSELIDILISRSEKDRFQL encoded by the coding sequence TTGCCGATAATGAAACAGATAAGAATGGTAGCCGATCTTAATAAGTGCCTTGGATGCCAAACGTGTACCATGTCATGCAAAACAATGTGGACGGATAGAAACAAAGGACAAATGCATATGTACTGGATTAATGTGGAAACCAGACCCGGCAAAGGATATCCAAAAAACTGGGAAACCCAGGGTGGCTGGTTTACTGCTGACAGAAACAACATTCCACTTCCTAACATCAGCGAGGATTACGGCGCTCCGTGGGAATATAACCATCATGAAGTACTGAAAACAGAGGGAGGAGACTCCCAAGCTTCAAATTTAATTCCGTCCCCTGAGCCATCCGGCAGTGATGCTTATGCCAGCAACTGGGATGAGGATGTTGGTAAGGGAATCTTCCCGAATTCCTATTATTTTTATCTACCTCGTATCTGCAACCATTGTACCGATCCACCATGTTTGGAGGCCTGCCCGCGCCAGGCAATTTATAAACGCAAGGAAGATGGGATTGTCTTGATCGATCCGAAAAGATGCAGGGGATACCGCTATTGTGTTAAAGGGTGTCCTTATAAGAAGATCTACTACAACTCGGTAGAAAAGATATCTCAGAAGTGTATCTTTTGTTATCCCAGGATCGAGCAACGTAAAGGGAATTTCTGTGCAGCCCAGTGTGTAGGCCGCATATACTGGGTTGGCTATGCCGAGGATACCAACAGCAACGTCTATAAACTGGTGAACAAATGGAAGGTAGCTTTACGGCTCCATCCTGAATACAAAACCGAACCTAACGTATTTTATATTCCACCTCTTAGTCCCCCGACTTATTCATTTGCGGGCAAGCTGACTACAAGTCCACGCATTCCTATTGAGATGCTGGCAAAAATGTTTGGAGATGCTTATGATCAAAGCTACGATCAACGAGTAGCCCGTATCAAGCAAATCTCCGACATTATCCAAAATGAGCGAAAGAAGGTTTCAGCAGGAAGTAATTCCGAATTGATTGATATATTAATTTCGCGTTCAGAAAAAGACCGGTTTCAATTATGA
- a CDS encoding twin-arginine translocase TatA/TatE family subunit — MELRRMTGYTELILIIFVVFLLFGAGNIPRG; from the coding sequence ATGGAGTTGAGACGAATGACTGGATACACAGAGTTGATATTAATCATTTTTGTTGTCTTCCTTCTTTTCGGGGCTGGTAACATCCCAAGAGGTTAG
- a CDS encoding damage-inducible protein DinB, which produces MEYQFLIDTYETERMKTLSVWSMFKDEDLRVRPRHNDRRGRNALEHMVHQCVSENLWFRNMMEIDVSAPPLPNQETRLEFIKRYAEDSGKRLAALQKTDKAWWEKVVPFFDVKRSKAWIMTRRIAHSAHHRGQLTMMLRMLGREIYSTYGPSADTGGLMINNAPTIYPYSNIEALIEGESKGGAKAPLPGPGNKPCTERPDPE; this is translated from the coding sequence GTGGAATACCAATTTTTAATCGATACTTATGAGACCGAGCGAATGAAGACGCTGAGCGTCTGGAGTATGTTTAAAGACGAGGATCTGCGTGTACGTCCACGCCATAACGACAGGCGCGGAAGAAACGCCCTTGAGCATATGGTGCATCAGTGTGTGAGTGAGAATCTCTGGTTTCGAAACATGATGGAGATCGATGTTAGCGCCCCACCATTACCGAATCAGGAAACCCGTTTGGAATTCATCAAGCGTTATGCCGAGGATTCTGGGAAGCGACTTGCAGCCTTACAAAAGACGGACAAGGCCTGGTGGGAAAAAGTAGTCCCATTCTTTGACGTCAAGCGCTCGAAGGCCTGGATTATGACCAGAAGGATAGCCCATTCAGCGCATCATCGTGGGCAATTGACGATGATGCTACGTATGCTGGGACGCGAAATTTACAGCACCTACGGTCCTTCTGCAGATACCGGAGGCTTGATGATAAATAATGCGCCAACAATATATCCATACTCTAATATAGAAGCACTTATTGAAGGTGAATCGAAGGGTGGAGCCAAAGCCCCGCTACCCGGACCTGGCAACAAACCATGCACAGAGCGTCCCGATCCTGAATAA
- a CDS encoding class I SAM-dependent methyltransferase has protein sequence MERVPEPELMEEEGQVRAYAEADFEDAHSRFIALFQDMFGHKGINGYVLDLGCGHGDITIRFARAYPGCIVHGVDGSEAMIRYGKGLLREARDIHDRVKLIHGRLPEAVLPITKYDIVISNSLLHHLPNPRVLYQVIQRYANSGAPVFIMDLKRPQTVVEARALMETYVANEPEILRRDFYNSLLAAFEAEEIHEQLRETKLKHVSVKVVSDRHVIIAGYMSS, from the coding sequence TTGGAACGAGTACCCGAACCAGAACTGATGGAAGAAGAGGGGCAAGTACGCGCTTATGCCGAAGCGGATTTTGAGGATGCCCACAGCAGGTTTATCGCCTTATTTCAGGATATGTTTGGTCACAAAGGTATAAATGGTTATGTCCTCGATTTGGGTTGCGGTCATGGGGACATAACCATTCGTTTTGCCCGTGCCTATCCAGGATGCATTGTCCATGGTGTTGATGGTTCTGAAGCCATGATCCGTTACGGGAAGGGGCTTCTCAGAGAAGCACGTGACATTCATGACCGTGTAAAACTCATTCATGGGAGGTTGCCGGAAGCTGTTCTCCCGATCACAAAATACGATATCGTTATCAGTAATAGCCTGCTCCATCACCTTCCCAATCCCCGGGTGCTTTATCAGGTCATTCAACGGTATGCCAATTCCGGCGCACCTGTCTTTATCATGGATTTGAAAAGACCACAAACAGTTGTTGAAGCACGTGCACTCATGGAAACTTATGTGGCGAATGAACCAGAAATTCTTAGACGGGATTTTTACAACTCACTCCTTGCCGCTTTTGAAGCGGAGGAAATCCATGAACAGCTGAGAGAGACAAAATTGAAGCATGTATCGGTAAAAGTGGTAAGCGACCGTCATGTTATTATCGCCGGATATATGTCTTCGTAG
- a CDS encoding class I SAM-dependent methyltransferase, which yields MESVRKFIPETGDGIEIGVGAGRFSIPFGIKVGAEPAKEMAEVAKRGIHEAKAEDLPFQGDSFDHYFVFE from the coding sequence ATGGAGTCAGTTAGGAAATTCATACCTGAAACAGGGGATGGGATAGAGATCGGAGTTGGGGCGGGACGTTTTTCAATTCCCTTTGGGATAAAAGTTGGCGCTGAACCTGCAAAGGAAATGGCCGAAGTTGCCAAGAGGGGTATTCATGAGGCAAAAGCAGAAGACCTTCCATTTCAGGGTGATTCTTTTGATCATTACTTTGTTTTTGAATGA
- the tsaA gene encoding tRNA (N6-threonylcarbamoyladenosine(37)-N6)-methyltransferase TrmO, which yields MQLKSIGYIKSPIEQPKFGGWQDLITEIIIDGNYSDGLEEIDEYSHLIVLYWLDKVDKVKLKMRPQGKKDVPEVGIFACRCPWRPNPIGMTTVKVIKRNGNVIKVKGLNVLDGTPLIDIKPYTLPYDSVKEIRYPDWVNKLEY from the coding sequence ATGCAATTAAAGTCTATAGGTTATATCAAAAGTCCCATAGAACAACCCAAATTTGGCGGTTGGCAGGACTTGATCACAGAAATAATCATTGACGGCAACTACTCAGATGGTTTGGAAGAAATTGACGAATATTCTCACCTTATCGTACTTTATTGGTTGGATAAAGTAGATAAGGTCAAACTTAAAATGAGACCTCAGGGGAAAAAGGATGTGCCAGAGGTTGGCATATTTGCCTGCCGTTGTCCCTGGAGGCCTAATCCTATTGGTATGACTACCGTTAAAGTAATTAAAAGAAATGGGAATGTAATCAAGGTTAAAGGGTTGAATGTACTTGACGGAACTCCTCTTATTGATATTAAGCCTTATACCCTTCCTTATGATAGTGTTAAAGAAATAAGATATCCCGATTGGGTAAATAAGCTTGAATATTAA
- the glgP gene encoding alpha-glucan family phosphorylase encodes MTDQIQDKFKHIPNRISGLVKLAYNLWWSWHPEARMLFKMLNRAAWKISIHNPVKMLHEVDKKILNEAVRDQKFLRHYDAVMARYKSDITTNGGWFSSNISDPNMLPIAYFSAEYGLHHSLPFYAGGLGFLAGDFIKECSDLKVPLVAVGFMYPGGYLKQRIKPDGWQENESEILDRENAPVCRVFDSKGNRLVVKVPFIDPPIYIEVWKVQIGKVSLYLIDTDIDMNDPWNRNISDHLYSGGQEHRLRQEIVLGIGGAQVLNTLGIKHSVLHLNEGHPAFAILERIRERVEDGMKYQEALDQVKATTVFTTHTPVPAGHDVFPFPLMEKYFSAYGPVSGLDRDTFFNLGINPEAPNAGFNMTAFALRMSAYHNGVSKKHGEIAKQMWKSLWPDIPEEKTPIDHITNGIHIPTWIEPKMQLLFNKYLGPNWLADHDDRDIWKLIYDIPDEELWNIHSWLKMKLIINIRERARRRWHNGKADTQIIIASGVLLDPNVLTLGFARRFATYKRATLILQNVERLKNMLNDPWKPVQIIFAGKAHPDDNPGKQLLQQIFNAAKNPSFGGRIVFVEDYDEQLAQYLVHGVDVWLNNPLPPLEASGTSGMKASLNGVPHLSILDGWWSEGFNGKNGWGFGDGVDNGENRDATDSDALYTLLENEIIPTYYRVDDEGVPREWVKVMKEAIESNSPLFSARRMVKEYAIKFYQNALKSA; translated from the coding sequence ATGACAGACCAGATTCAAGATAAATTCAAACACATCCCGAACAGAATTTCTGGTCTTGTTAAATTAGCATACAATCTCTGGTGGAGTTGGCATCCCGAAGCAAGAATGCTTTTTAAGATGCTCAATCGTGCTGCCTGGAAGATAAGCATACACAACCCTGTAAAAATGCTTCACGAAGTTGACAAAAAAATTCTAAATGAAGCCGTACGGGATCAAAAGTTTCTCAGACATTACGATGCAGTTATGGCACGATATAAATCCGATATTACTACAAACGGTGGCTGGTTTTCTAGTAATATTTCCGATCCCAACATGTTGCCTATCGCCTATTTTTCTGCTGAATATGGTCTTCACCATTCCCTTCCTTTTTATGCAGGAGGTCTCGGTTTTCTTGCAGGAGACTTTATAAAGGAATGCAGCGATCTTAAAGTGCCTTTGGTAGCGGTTGGGTTTATGTATCCCGGCGGATATTTGAAGCAACGAATTAAACCTGACGGATGGCAGGAAAACGAAAGTGAAATACTTGACAGGGAAAATGCCCCAGTTTGCCGTGTATTCGATAGCAAAGGAAATCGTTTGGTAGTTAAAGTACCTTTTATCGACCCTCCCATATATATTGAAGTATGGAAGGTTCAGATCGGCAAGGTATCCCTGTATCTGATAGATACGGATATAGACATGAATGACCCATGGAATCGCAATATATCAGACCATTTATACAGCGGGGGGCAGGAGCATCGCTTAAGACAGGAAATTGTCCTGGGGATAGGCGGTGCACAGGTGCTCAATACCCTTGGCATAAAACACTCCGTCCTTCATTTAAACGAAGGTCATCCGGCCTTTGCCATCCTTGAAAGAATCAGAGAAAGGGTTGAAGACGGCATGAAATACCAGGAAGCCCTTGATCAGGTGAAGGCAACGACTGTATTTACCACCCACACCCCGGTACCGGCCGGTCATGACGTGTTCCCCTTCCCGTTGATGGAAAAGTATTTTAGCGCCTATGGGCCTGTGTCTGGATTAGATCGTGATACCTTTTTCAACCTGGGAATTAATCCGGAAGCGCCAAATGCAGGATTTAATATGACCGCATTCGCGCTCAGGATGTCCGCCTATCACAACGGCGTAAGTAAAAAACATGGAGAAATTGCAAAACAGATGTGGAAATCTCTCTGGCCAGATATTCCGGAAGAAAAAACACCCATTGATCACATTACGAATGGAATTCACATCCCAACCTGGATTGAGCCGAAAATGCAACTCCTTTTCAACAAATATTTGGGACCCAACTGGTTAGCAGACCATGACGACCGAGATATCTGGAAACTCATCTATGACATCCCGGATGAAGAACTATGGAATATCCATTCCTGGTTAAAGATGAAATTAATAATAAACATCCGGGAAAGGGCAAGAAGAAGATGGCACAATGGCAAGGCAGACACACAGATAATTATTGCTTCGGGAGTACTCCTTGACCCCAATGTATTGACACTGGGTTTTGCCAGAAGATTTGCTACATATAAGAGAGCTACATTGATTTTGCAAAATGTTGAGCGCCTCAAGAATATGCTTAATGATCCCTGGAAACCCGTACAGATTATCTTTGCGGGAAAGGCCCATCCCGATGACAACCCTGGGAAACAACTCTTGCAACAAATATTTAATGCAGCAAAGAACCCATCTTTTGGTGGTCGAATAGTTTTTGTTGAGGACTACGATGAACAATTAGCACAATATCTTGTGCATGGTGTTGATGTATGGCTGAACAATCCTCTTCCCCCTCTTGAAGCGTCTGGTACGAGTGGAATGAAGGCGTCTCTGAACGGTGTTCCCCATCTGAGCATTCTCGACGGTTGGTGGTCAGAAGGGTTCAATGGTAAAAATGGCTGGGGCTTTGGTGATGGTGTTGATAATGGGGAAAACAGGGATGCCACCGATTCCGATGCCTTGTATACACTCTTAGAGAATGAAATAATCCCAACCTATTATCGTGTTGATGATGAGGGAGTGCCTCGTGAATGGGTTAAGGTTATGAAAGAAGCGATAGAAAGCAATTCTCCCCTATTCAGCGCTCGGAGAATGGTAAAGGAATATGCGATAAAGTTTTATCAAAACGCATTGAAATCGGCCTAA
- a CDS encoding MBL fold metallo-hydrolase, translated as MIELEFIGAAKTVTGSKHLLRTSCASVLLDCGLFQGHRKEADEKNRNFSIDDKQLDAIVLSHAHIDHSGALPCIFKNGYRGPIYATPATRDLCSPMLMDTAWIMKGDAEHIQKLISRGVKHLDPVEPLYGERDVTGTLSQFIGIPYHRNQTIAPGISLSFFDAGHVLGSAISVLDVEDDGRKVRLAFTGDLGRKHLPILRDPEIPDGVSCLLTESTYGDRLHDPIELTTEALAEVINRTSKRGGKIVIPSFALERAQEIIYALKKLHYQKRIPSIPVYIDSPLTVKLTDVFKLHPECYDTETFALLHSENSPFEFPGLKYISSVEDSKRVSSATEPSIVISASGMCEGGRILHHLVATIEDPRNTVIIVGYQAEHTLGRRLVEKRPEVKIYGGMCRLEAEVVVLNGFSGHADQNGLLRFADAVRSQGHLEKVVLVHGEPNSQETLKTKFSTQGFQSVETPGPGDVIKL; from the coding sequence ATGATAGAACTAGAATTTATAGGCGCAGCGAAGACAGTCACTGGATCTAAACATTTACTACGCACATCGTGCGCATCTGTATTGCTGGACTGTGGTTTGTTCCAAGGCCATCGCAAGGAGGCCGACGAGAAAAATCGAAATTTCTCAATAGATGACAAACAACTCGATGCCATCGTATTATCTCATGCCCATATCGACCATTCGGGCGCTCTGCCATGCATTTTCAAAAATGGCTATCGCGGTCCGATCTATGCAACACCTGCCACTCGCGATCTTTGCTCACCCATGTTGATGGATACAGCATGGATCATGAAGGGTGATGCCGAACACATTCAAAAACTCATCTCGCGCGGTGTTAAGCATCTCGATCCCGTCGAACCTCTTTATGGCGAAAGAGATGTGACCGGCACGCTGTCGCAGTTTATAGGAATTCCCTACCATAGAAACCAGACCATTGCTCCAGGCATTTCATTGTCATTTTTTGATGCTGGCCATGTATTGGGAAGTGCCATATCCGTTCTCGATGTCGAAGACGATGGTCGGAAAGTGCGTCTCGCTTTTACGGGTGACTTAGGCCGCAAGCATCTTCCCATTTTGCGAGATCCAGAAATTCCAGATGGGGTCTCATGTCTCCTGACGGAAAGCACCTATGGAGACAGGCTTCACGATCCTATCGAATTGACGACTGAGGCACTGGCTGAAGTGATCAATCGCACCAGTAAAAGGGGCGGGAAAATTGTCATTCCATCCTTTGCTCTGGAGCGTGCCCAGGAGATCATCTATGCACTCAAGAAACTACATTACCAAAAGCGGATTCCTTCAATTCCGGTGTACATCGATTCTCCTCTCACCGTGAAACTAACGGACGTCTTCAAACTGCACCCGGAGTGTTACGACACGGAGACCTTCGCTCTACTTCATAGTGAGAATTCGCCCTTTGAATTTCCAGGCCTAAAGTATATTTCAAGTGTCGAAGACTCAAAGAGAGTCTCTTCGGCCACCGAGCCCTCCATTGTAATTTCAGCAAGCGGTATGTGCGAAGGTGGAAGAATTCTGCATCATCTCGTTGCCACGATCGAGGACCCCAGGAACACCGTTATTATCGTTGGATATCAGGCAGAACACACCTTAGGGAGAAGATTGGTGGAAAAGCGACCTGAAGTTAAAATTTATGGAGGCATGTGCCGTCTCGAAGCCGAGGTGGTTGTTCTGAACGGTTTCTCTGGCCACGCAGATCAGAATGGATTGCTTCGCTTTGCTGATGCTGTCCGAAGCCAAGGGCATCTAGAGAAAGTCGTTCTTGTGCATGGAGAACCAAATTCTCAGGAGACTTTGAAAACGAAATTTAGTACCCAAGGTTTCCAATCCGTTGAGACTCCAGGGCCTGGAGACGTAATAAAACTATGA
- a CDS encoding TIGR00730 family Rossman fold protein, protein MNYPDRPIAAEPAYHNQIFLDSDDGRPLRILAEYLEPLYRLRREGIHDTIVFFGSARMKEDGSLGQYYKDARLLARLLTEWSCGLSGSRRFVICSGGGGGIMEAANRGAADAGGSTIGFNIGLPHEQRPNPYVTPSLLFEFHYFFMRKLWFSHLARALIVFPGGFGTLDEFMEMLTLAQTEKIDREILILLYGSEYWKEVINFDSLVKHGMIDAEDLNLIHRVDNVQTAFEFLKNRLPKEKEVVYPAIAKAKFSKPRIEEATR, encoded by the coding sequence ATGAATTACCCTGATAGACCAATTGCTGCAGAACCCGCTTATCATAATCAAATATTTCTCGACAGTGACGACGGACGACCTCTTCGCATTCTAGCCGAGTACCTTGAGCCTCTTTACCGGCTTCGGCGAGAAGGGATTCATGACACAATTGTTTTTTTCGGATCTGCTAGAATGAAAGAAGACGGGTCGCTCGGACAGTACTACAAAGATGCACGCTTGTTGGCGCGGCTTCTGACCGAATGGTCATGCGGCCTTTCTGGTTCAAGGCGATTTGTGATCTGCTCTGGTGGAGGAGGTGGTATTATGGAGGCGGCGAATCGAGGTGCTGCGGATGCAGGTGGTAGCACTATCGGATTCAATATCGGTTTGCCTCACGAACAGCGCCCTAACCCCTACGTTACCCCATCACTCTTATTTGAGTTTCACTACTTTTTCATGCGCAAACTATGGTTTTCGCATCTGGCGCGAGCGCTCATTGTGTTTCCTGGAGGGTTCGGTACTCTGGACGAGTTTATGGAGATGCTAACACTTGCACAAACGGAAAAGATTGACCGAGAGATTCTCATTCTTCTCTACGGTTCTGAATACTGGAAAGAAGTAATCAATTTCGACTCCCTCGTGAAGCACGGGATGATCGACGCAGAAGATCTGAATCTTATTCATCGTGTGGACAATGTTCAAACTGCCTTTGAATTTCTCAAAAATCGCCTGCCGAAAGAAAAAGAAGTGGTTTACCCTGCGATTGCAAAGGCGAAGTTTTCAAAACCACGAATTGAGGAGGCTACACGATGA
- a CDS encoding F0F1 ATP synthase subunit alpha yields the protein MEKELTVFWGKVKEKVKTSRFSIGITEEGKVLAVGDGIVHVAGLRDAKLYELIKFESGDEGIVFDLGVDSIGVVLLTDRNGIMAGDKGYKTEQIASVSVSEGLLGRVLDALGNPVDNGPKPEQATSWPVEREAPSLSQRDFITEPLYTGIKVIDSMLAIGRGQRELIIGDPSTGKTSIAVDTVINQKNSNIISIYAIIGQKKSHVLKIIEEIKRYGDFSKIIFVIADASNSPGLQYIAPYSATAIAEYFLDKGKDVLVVYDDLTKHADAYRSLSLLLKRPPGREAYPGDIFFIHSRLLERSAKLNQKNGGGSITALPIVETQQGRISSYIPTNLISITDGQIYLDTLLFNKGIRPAVDVSKSVSRIGGKAQVEAMKAVAERLKIDYSRFMEVEVFTKFGAHLEEETSKLIRRGERLREILKQPQFHPFTLEDEVLSFIILESGILDTVAIASVEKVCKEIINKTKSTFPEIVSRVNREGLLGKKDFETVKDFIGKERV from the coding sequence ATGGAAAAAGAATTAACGGTTTTTTGGGGAAAAGTAAAGGAAAAAGTCAAAACCAGCAGATTCTCTATCGGGATTACTGAAGAGGGGAAAGTGTTGGCCGTAGGAGACGGCATTGTGCATGTTGCTGGTCTAAGAGATGCAAAACTCTACGAACTTATAAAGTTTGAAAGCGGTGATGAGGGTATAGTGTTTGATCTCGGTGTTGATAGTATTGGTGTAGTGCTGCTTACTGACCGCAATGGAATAATGGCCGGTGACAAAGGATATAAAACCGAACAAATTGCTTCAGTAAGTGTAAGTGAAGGGCTTTTAGGGAGGGTATTGGATGCCCTCGGTAATCCTGTAGATAATGGACCGAAACCAGAGCAAGCTACATCCTGGCCGGTAGAAAGAGAAGCTCCTTCCCTGTCGCAAAGAGACTTTATTACGGAACCTCTTTATACCGGTATAAAAGTCATTGACTCTATGCTTGCCATAGGTAGAGGGCAAAGAGAATTAATCATTGGCGACCCTTCGACAGGTAAGACATCGATAGCTGTGGATACCGTTATCAATCAAAAAAACTCTAATATAATCTCTATTTATGCGATCATAGGGCAGAAGAAGTCGCACGTCTTAAAGATCATTGAAGAAATAAAGAGATACGGTGATTTCTCAAAGATCATATTTGTTATTGCTGATGCATCAAATTCTCCTGGCCTTCAATATATTGCACCTTACAGTGCTACAGCCATTGCAGAGTATTTTCTCGATAAAGGGAAGGATGTACTTGTTGTTTACGACGACCTTACAAAACATGCCGACGCGTATCGTTCATTAAGCCTTTTACTGAAGAGGCCGCCGGGTAGAGAGGCATATCCTGGTGATATATTTTTTATACACTCAAGACTTCTTGAACGATCTGCGAAACTCAATCAAAAGAACGGCGGAGGTTCCATCACTGCCCTCCCGATAGTGGAAACACAGCAGGGCCGGATATCATCCTATATTCCTACAAACCTCATCTCAATAACAGATGGTCAAATATATCTGGATACTTTACTGTTCAACAAAGGTATCCGCCCCGCAGTGGACGTGAGCAAATCTGTGTCGAGGATAGGTGGAAAAGCTCAGGTAGAAGCAATGAAAGCTGTGGCTGAAAGGCTGAAAATAGACTATTCAAGATTCATGGAAGTGGAAGTATTTACCAAATTTGGGGCGCATTTGGAAGAAGAAACCTCAAAACTCATCAGACGCGGTGAACGGTTAAGGGAAATCCTAAAACAGCCACAGTTTCATCCCTTCACACTTGAAGACGAGGTATTAAGTTTCATAATTTTAGAATCAGGCATACTCGATACTGTCGCAATTGCATCGGTTGAAAAAGTTTGCAAGGAAATAATCAATAAGACAAAATCCACATTCCCCGAAATTGTAAGTCGCGTGAATCGAGAGGGTTTGCTGGGGAAAAAGGACTTTGAAACAGTAAAGGATTTCATTGGAAAAGAAAGGGTTTAG
- the atpF gene encoding F0F1 ATP synthase subunit B, with protein sequence MKFNIWTLLFQIINFIVLLFILKRILYKPVREIIEKRRGLIAKTVEDAEKTKKEAQGLKEKHEEELKKLKELQNQMLERAREEALKDRNKLLSEAEKDAVKIIEKEKALFDAEKRRVEAELKNKTLEIASVFASNLLGDISDEELHKAIFRKLMKENGKIVSDISKIKAEGETLNVDLVSAYPLKADEIKMFQETIESQLAKKVNINMTVDKALIAGVRIKAYDMIYDSSLAGQVNALASRLKEIT encoded by the coding sequence ATGAAATTCAATATCTGGACACTACTATTTCAGATAATAAACTTCATTGTTCTGCTATTTATCCTGAAAAGGATATTGTATAAGCCCGTACGGGAAATCATTGAAAAGCGGAGAGGGCTTATAGCAAAAACTGTCGAGGATGCTGAGAAGACAAAAAAAGAGGCGCAAGGGCTTAAGGAAAAACACGAGGAAGAGTTGAAAAAGTTAAAGGAACTTCAAAATCAGATGCTCGAAAGGGCGAGGGAAGAAGCTCTTAAAGATAGAAATAAGTTACTGAGCGAGGCTGAGAAAGACGCAGTTAAAATAATCGAAAAAGAAAAGGCCTTGTTTGATGCAGAAAAAAGGAGGGTGGAGGCAGAGTTAAAAAATAAAACTCTTGAGATCGCCTCCGTTTTTGCATCAAACCTTTTGGGAGACATTTCAGACGAAGAGCTTCATAAGGCCATATTTAGAAAACTCATGAAAGAGAATGGGAAAATTGTTTCTGATATTTCAAAAATAAAGGCGGAAGGCGAAACATTAAATGTAGATCTTGTAAGCGCATATCCGTTAAAAGCGGATGAAATAAAAATGTTTCAAGAAACTATAGAATCACAACTTGCAAAAAAAGTGAACATCAATATGACCGTTGATAAGGCTCTTATCGCGGGGGTAAGGATAAAGGCCTACGATATGATTTACGATTCCTCGCTGGCAGGCCAGGTAAACGCGCTTGCTTCCAGGCTCAAGGAAATTACTTAG
- the atpE gene encoding ATP synthase F0 subunit C — protein MDAKTVVISVSIIAAALVMAIGGYGPARALGKALTEALDAIARQPEASDKIMRALFVGMALIESIAIYAFVIALIVLFANPLIGYILK, from the coding sequence ATGGATGCTAAAACCGTAGTTATTTCTGTTTCTATAATAGCCGCTGCTCTTGTCATGGCTATTGGTGGATATGGTCCGGCAAGGGCATTGGGAAAGGCGCTTACAGAGGCGCTTGACGCAATAGCAAGGCAACCCGAGGCGTCTGATAAGATTATGAGAGCCCTTTTTGTTGGAATGGCATTGATAGAGTCCATTGCCATATATGCATTTGTTATTGCATTGATAGTCCTTTTTGCAAATCCTCTTATCGGGTATATTTTAAAATGA